A window of Infirmifilum lucidum contains these coding sequences:
- a CDS encoding DUF58 domain-containing protein — MKVSPTERGVAFLAMLSFFWASTILLQDQLLALFAAVASVVYVFDLSRLLLDARRLVLEVRGEPVQEVWVWERPGFEVLAGLFFEPVGLPAWLAVGDVEARGRVLAYRFEAAFKYSGVYSVEKITARVYSRLGLFELLEEVPVGVTFRVKPATLLWLQRALALLGVGGSFKAAVPQEALSQVVYLRSTPEEYVGSREYQPGDDLKFIDWKSTARRQLLFVKEFRGGFGFQPLLVFDLRCTGPYTCDAVASAVLSLAVGLVSHGVQASGVYETDTGRFFSFNTTQGLLAYVVGRVLESRIVEELDIYEFIEPQTIDEIRGVLKKVAGLNPGFGAQEGTLAHGNVVYVTSLLHATGEVLDFASRVARSGGILSLVVPAEPWLDARDDVEAERVKSSFHKATRKLSSLGVNVFLCRKEIQKTLVIEPSI; from the coding sequence ATGAAGGTCTCCCCCACGGAGCGCGGCGTAGCTTTCCTAGCCATGTTGTCTTTCTTCTGGGCTTCAACTATTCTCCTCCAGGACCAGTTACTGGCTTTGTTTGCCGCCGTAGCGTCTGTTGTCTACGTCTTCGACTTATCCAGGCTTCTCCTCGACGCGCGCAGGCTAGTGCTCGAGGTTAGGGGTGAGCCTGTCCAAGAGGTGTGGGTGTGGGAGAGGCCGGGGTTTGAGGTCTTGGCTGGGCTATTCTTCGAGCCCGTAGGCTTGCCGGCGTGGCTGGCCGTCGGGGACGTTGAGGCTAGGGGTAGAGTGTTGGCGTACCGTTTTGAAGCCGCGTTCAAGTACAGTGGAGTTTACAGTGTCGAGAAGATTACCGCTAGGGTGTACAGCAGGCTGGGCTTATTCGAGCTACTGGAGGAAGTGCCCGTGGGAGTCACCTTCCGCGTCAAGCCCGCCACGCTGCTCTGGCTTCAAAGAGCGCTCGCGCTGCTCGGGGTTGGGGGTAGCTTTAAGGCTGCTGTACCGCAGGAGGCTTTGTCCCAGGTTGTCTACTTGAGGTCTACGCCGGAGGAGTACGTTGGCAGCAGAGAGTACCAGCCTGGCGACGACCTGAAGTTTATCGACTGGAAGTCTACAGCGAGGAGGCAGTTGCTGTTCGTGAAGGAGTTCCGGGGAGGGTTCGGGTTCCAGCCTCTCTTGGTATTCGACCTCAGGTGTACGGGCCCCTACACGTGCGACGCTGTTGCCTCGGCTGTTCTGTCGCTGGCCGTAGGGCTTGTCTCACACGGTGTACAAGCCTCCGGCGTTTATGAGACTGACACGGGGAGGTTCTTTTCTTTCAACACTACTCAGGGGCTTCTCGCCTACGTTGTGGGGAGGGTTCTAGAGTCCAGAATTGTGGAGGAGCTGGATATATACGAGTTTATCGAGCCACAGACGATCGACGAGATACGTGGAGTTTTGAAGAAAGTTGCCGGCTTGAACCCTGGGTTTGGGGCGCAGGAGGGGACTCTAGCCCACGGGAATGTTGTCTACGTCACCTCGCTCCTACACGCTACCGGCGAGGTGCTGGACTTCGCATCCCGCGTTGCCAGGAGTGGCGGGATCTTGAGCCTTGTTGTGCCAGCTGAGCCCTGGCTGGACGCCCGCGACGATGTTGAGGCTGAGAGAGTTAAGTCCAGTTTTCATAAGGCGACGAGGAAACTGTCTTCTCTGGGCGTTAACGTGTTTCTCTGCAGGAAGGAGATCCAGAAGACTCTCGTCATCGAGCCTTCCATCTGA
- a CDS encoding AAA family ATPase, with amino-acid sequence MEYKVGALREESVGNSAFTAEAKAFLVRASEILNKLDSYIVGYDDLKKLLLVAALTGGHIFIEGPPGTGKTSVARVFASLIGGSFKRVQMTPDLLPSDIIGTYYFDLKRGEWVLRKGPIFTNVLFIDELNRAPPRTQSALLQAMQEREVSIEGVRHALPKPFLVLASQMPVGSEGTYPLTPVLVDRFAYGYQTSYPDEGLEATIIDISDAVESVLEVPSGEAPSKLRPVISQEELLRASELMKTVYVSEKITRYIVSLVGFIRRSSEVLLGPSPRASIWLYRGARALAFLEGRGFVVPDDVKSVARYVLAHRIVLKPESQSEGVSPLDVVERALKSVEVPKV; translated from the coding sequence ATGGAGTATAAGGTGGGTGCTTTGCGGGAGGAGAGTGTAGGAAACTCTGCTTTCACGGCTGAGGCTAAGGCTTTCCTAGTGCGGGCTTCTGAAATTCTGAATAAGCTTGACTCCTACATTGTGGGCTACGACGACCTTAAGAAGCTACTCCTCGTGGCCGCGCTGACAGGGGGGCATATTTTCATCGAGGGACCCCCCGGGACTGGGAAGACTAGCGTTGCCAGAGTCTTCGCGAGCCTGATTGGGGGCTCGTTCAAGCGTGTCCAGATGACGCCCGACCTCCTGCCGAGCGACATCATAGGTACGTACTACTTCGACTTGAAGAGGGGTGAGTGGGTTCTGAGAAAAGGCCCCATTTTTACGAACGTATTGTTTATCGATGAGTTGAATAGGGCGCCTCCCAGAACCCAGAGCGCCCTCCTCCAGGCCATGCAGGAGAGGGAGGTTAGCATCGAGGGCGTTAGACACGCACTGCCTAAGCCATTCCTCGTGCTTGCATCCCAGATGCCAGTTGGGAGTGAGGGCACCTACCCTTTAACGCCCGTGCTTGTTGACAGGTTTGCTTACGGGTACCAGACGTCCTACCCTGACGAGGGGCTTGAGGCCACGATCATTGATATCTCAGACGCTGTGGAGTCTGTCTTAGAGGTGCCTTCGGGTGAGGCACCTTCAAAGCTTAGGCCTGTTATTAGCCAGGAGGAGCTTCTCAGGGCCTCAGAGCTCATGAAGACAGTCTACGTCTCGGAGAAGATCACGAGGTACATCGTTAGCCTTGTGGGCTTCATTAGGCGCTCTAGCGAGGTTCTCCTGGGGCCCTCGCCTAGGGCTAGTATCTGGCTCTACAGGGGGGCTAGGGCTCTCGCATTCCTGGAGGGTAGGGGGTTCGTCGTCCCGGACGACGTGAAGAGTGTTGCGCGTTACGTCCTAGCGCATAGGATTGTTTTGAAGCCTGAGTCCCAGTCTGAGGGTGTCTCGCCTCTAGACGTCGTGGAGAGGGCTCTGAAGAGCGTGGAGGTTCCAAAGGTATGA
- a CDS encoding DUF1616 domain-containing protein, producing the protein MILDEEVFAVVLAIITVASVFAAAQILRQEVTEPFTALGLLNSQCRIGDYPRRVVPGQPVDLCVFVGNYEGKPIYYKVVFKVGTNQTIPSNSSPSPDPPLKAWRGVLAHGENATFKVSVVVPPSLNSSRVALIFELWVYDTSTGRWRYTGRWTHLYVDVVKPGV; encoded by the coding sequence GTGATATTGGATGAGGAGGTCTTTGCTGTAGTACTGGCCATAATCACTGTGGCCTCGGTGTTTGCGGCTGCTCAGATACTGCGGCAGGAGGTCACAGAGCCTTTTACTGCTCTAGGCCTGCTGAACTCGCAGTGCAGGATAGGAGATTACCCGAGGAGGGTAGTCCCCGGGCAGCCTGTCGACTTGTGTGTTTTCGTGGGTAACTACGAGGGCAAGCCGATATACTACAAGGTTGTGTTTAAAGTCGGGACAAACCAGACGATTCCCTCGAACTCCTCGCCTTCTCCAGACCCTCCCCTCAAGGCGTGGAGGGGTGTCCTGGCACACGGCGAGAATGCTACTTTCAAGGTCTCTGTGGTAGTCCCACCGAGCCTCAACAGCAGTAGGGTGGCTCTGATATTCGAGCTCTGGGTCTACGACACGAGCACAGGGAGGTGGCGGTACACTGGTAGGTGGACGCATCTCTATGTGGATGTAGTGAAGCCGGGCGTGTAG
- a CDS encoding ABC transporter ATP-binding protein yields the protein MSPWTDEPVLVLEGVSKTLGNTRVLKGASLSVAVGEFVVVRGKSGVGKSTLARIAALMLKPDSGRVLFRGVDVTGLGDSGLSQVRLKYIGYVDQFFSLIDSYTVYENVELPLRIMGLPEKERRRRVADALRLLEIEELAGSLPGELSGGQRQRVAIARAIAKRPVLLVADEPTSNLDNYSEALVVSLFRRLAAEGRVAVLMTTTDLVTDFPADRDMVLLDGRIVERAAIR from the coding sequence TTGTCGCCCTGGACGGATGAGCCTGTCCTCGTGCTCGAGGGCGTCTCAAAAACCCTGGGCAACACCAGGGTGCTCAAGGGGGCTAGCCTCAGCGTAGCAGTGGGAGAGTTTGTAGTCGTGAGGGGGAAGAGCGGCGTCGGGAAGTCTACTCTTGCACGGATAGCGGCCCTAATGCTCAAGCCCGACTCTGGGCGCGTGCTGTTTAGGGGTGTTGACGTAACAGGGCTGGGTGATAGCGGGCTTTCCCAGGTCAGGTTGAAGTACATCGGCTACGTTGACCAGTTCTTCTCGCTGATAGACTCCTACACTGTCTACGAGAATGTAGAGCTCCCACTCAGGATTATGGGTCTTCCTGAGAAAGAGAGGCGTAGGCGAGTAGCCGATGCCTTGAGGCTCCTGGAGATTGAGGAATTAGCGGGTTCTCTCCCGGGCGAGCTTAGCGGTGGGCAGAGGCAGAGAGTTGCTATTGCCAGGGCTATCGCTAAGAGGCCTGTACTCCTGGTGGCGGACGAGCCGACATCTAACCTCGACAACTACTCCGAGGCTCTAGTGGTGTCGCTCTTCAGGAGGCTCGCCGCAGAGGGTAGGGTGGCCGTGCTCATGACCACGACCGACCTTGTTACAGATTTCCCAGCTGATAGGGACATGGTTCTCCTTGATGGCAGAATTGTCGAGAGAGCAGCGATAAGGTAA
- a CDS encoding glycosyltransferase family 2 protein, which translates to MSSGSPSKSDVTAVIPTLQEEEGIGLVIDELKANGVEKIIVVDGGSTDRTREVASSKGARVVLQEGRGKALAIKTALKYVETPWMLVIDGDYTYDASYVDAMLSVAKDYDEIIGARLLGRENIPLLNRFGNWVITKAFNVLFGVRLSDVCSGMYLVRTEIAREVWFEGKGFSVEVEIAAHVANTTRRIAEVPIRYRRRVGKGKLGKRHGFLILFDTVRLAWRYNPTLVIFLLGSLSLMPGVPIFLWVFYEYVFRGVEHFVWAIISLQMVSVGLVSVLLSILSLYLKRLEYRLIEKIEKRLRQVQA; encoded by the coding sequence ATGTCCTCGGGTTCACCGTCTAAAAGCGACGTCACAGCTGTTATCCCGACCCTCCAGGAGGAGGAGGGGATCGGCCTGGTAATTGACGAGCTTAAGGCTAATGGCGTCGAGAAGATAATAGTCGTCGACGGGGGCTCCACTGACAGAACCCGTGAAGTAGCTTCTTCCAAGGGGGCTAGAGTCGTGTTACAGGAGGGTAGGGGCAAGGCTCTCGCCATAAAGACTGCACTAAAGTACGTTGAAACCCCCTGGATGCTTGTCATCGACGGCGACTACACGTACGACGCCTCTTACGTCGACGCCATGCTCAGCGTTGCAAAGGACTACGACGAGATTATAGGTGCGAGGCTCCTGGGCAGGGAGAACATACCGCTCTTAAACAGGTTCGGCAACTGGGTTATAACGAAGGCCTTTAACGTCCTCTTCGGCGTGAGACTCTCTGACGTCTGCTCGGGCATGTACCTCGTGCGCACGGAGATAGCGAGGGAGGTGTGGTTTGAGGGTAAGGGCTTCAGCGTCGAAGTCGAGATAGCAGCGCACGTAGCTAATACGACTAGGAGGATAGCAGAGGTGCCGATACGCTACCGCAGGCGCGTCGGTAAGGGGAAGCTGGGTAAACGGCACGGCTTCCTAATACTCTTCGACACCGTGAGGCTCGCGTGGCGCTACAACCCCACGCTGGTCATATTCCTGCTCGGCTCGCTGTCACTGATGCCTGGCGTCCCGATATTCCTCTGGGTCTTCTACGAGTACGTTTTCAGGGGAGTGGAGCACTTCGTCTGGGCTATTATATCGCTACAGATGGTAAGCGTGGGCCTAGTTTCAGTACTGCTCTCAATACTGTCTCTCTACCTTAAACGCCTAGAGTACAGGCTCATAGAGAAGATTGAGAAGAGGCTCAGGCAGGTTCAGGCATAG
- a CDS encoding nucleotidyltransferase domain-containing protein produces MAGAGEASSVDIGEIWDGSKAVDFAMKFLGELSKHARIRSAVVIGSRARGAWKKWSDIDLVIVSDCKLGEALWSTKGFGVVDARPYTWEELVEGIMRAEVEIIEAFEYGKVLVDDGTWSRARALYEKVRNALGIERYGEGWRIRRKIPKSELEKMLGEIPPGSK; encoded by the coding sequence ATGGCGGGTGCTGGGGAGGCATCTAGCGTAGATATTGGGGAAATCTGGGACGGGAGCAAGGCCGTTGATTTTGCAATGAAGTTTCTAGGAGAGCTCTCAAAACACGCTAGGATAAGGTCTGCAGTTGTTATCGGGTCTAGGGCTAGGGGGGCCTGGAAGAAGTGGAGCGACATAGACCTGGTCATAGTATCCGACTGTAAGTTGGGGGAGGCCCTGTGGAGCACGAAGGGCTTTGGGGTCGTCGATGCAAGGCCGTATACGTGGGAGGAACTAGTAGAGGGGATAATGAGGGCTGAAGTCGAGATAATAGAGGCCTTTGAGTACGGCAAGGTTCTCGTGGACGACGGAACGTGGAGCAGGGCTAGAGCACTTTACGAGAAAGTTAGAAATGCGTTAGGGATAGAGAGGTACGGTGAGGGATGGAGGATAAGGAGGAAGATTCCCAAAAGCGAGCTTGAAAAGATGCTGGGCGAAATACCACCAGGAAGCAAGTAG
- a CDS encoding glycosyltransferase has protein sequence MMVKSPDTYTLKISLSSVCNADCLDEIILVTPFPEKFIWVEEVCPKARLVKDPGCGIGIARNYGIASSRNEIVAFVDPDAVVGENHFCTILKTFDDPSVGLVDVISTFSPKSFKNYTKVQLLENFVWKYGRVAQLRSENVIYAGGTFMALRKSLWKEVGGFWKYPPYGSDDMDFSYRVYKKGYKCKRIRVHGSFHIPRPTLRELFREQYGWGKGFAILLLKYNQEKEFWLSLRYSKILYNIIPSCYWFLIPVLRAIAAPIGGLVNSIRLGNMSFLPFWVFRRYAFLLGFIRGLHDYMLFTKLSRNKASLCAKIRHS, from the coding sequence ATGATGGTTAAGAGTCCAGACACCTATACACTTAAAATTTCACTCTCATCAGTATGCAATGCTGATTGCCTTGATGAAATAATCCTAGTTACACCTTTCCCTGAAAAGTTTATATGGGTAGAGGAAGTTTGCCCAAAAGCGAGGCTTGTAAAAGATCCAGGGTGTGGAATCGGGATTGCAAGAAATTATGGCATAGCTAGTTCGAGAAACGAAATAGTAGCTTTTGTTGATCCAGATGCTGTAGTAGGGGAAAACCATTTCTGCACGATTCTTAAAACTTTTGATGACCCATCCGTAGGACTCGTCGATGTTATAAGTACCTTCAGTCCAAAATCATTTAAAAACTATACTAAAGTCCAACTTCTCGAGAATTTTGTTTGGAAATATGGAAGAGTCGCACAACTCAGAAGCGAGAACGTCATATATGCTGGTGGAACTTTTATGGCATTACGGAAAAGCTTGTGGAAGGAAGTGGGCGGTTTCTGGAAATATCCTCCTTATGGCTCAGACGACATGGACTTCAGCTATAGAGTGTATAAAAAAGGTTATAAATGCAAGAGAATAAGAGTTCATGGATCCTTTCATATTCCCAGACCGACACTAAGGGAACTATTTCGTGAACAATATGGCTGGGGGAAAGGCTTTGCTATCCTCTTGCTAAAATACAACCAGGAGAAAGAATTTTGGCTCTCACTTCGCTATAGTAAGATCCTATACAATATTATTCCAAGCTGTTATTGGTTTTTAATCCCTGTATTAAGAGCAATTGCGGCTCCCATAGGTGGGTTAGTGAATTCAATCCGCCTTGGAAACATGAGCTTCTTACCTTTCTGGGTCTTTAGGAGGTACGCATTCTTACTGGGCTTTATTAGAGGTTTACATGATTATATGCTGTTTACTAAACTTTCAAGGAATAAGGCTAGTCTCTGCGCTAAGATACGCCACTCGTAG
- a CDS encoding polysaccharide deacetylase family protein, which produces MIVVLTHDVDYSRRGPGLDHILRRRERFEEWVVERVLREGFNPYFGVPRVVEVEEGFGVRSTFFFRAFYDDGETVEGYAGVIRDLLGRGWSVGLHYNDPGRVGEEKAFMEGVLGFRVEGTRGHFLRVADFSVLRELGVKFDSSVVYSRGGCDARNAGFFDAGGVVEFPVTFMDAYMFTYDGMSEERVTSFIVSCVEKLREGGVKLATILWHDSSVYMRGGRVYPEVLRALSRFELLDMATAYRMVAGNEL; this is translated from the coding sequence GTGATTGTTGTTTTAACCCATGACGTGGACTACTCGAGAAGGGGGCCCGGACTCGACCATATTCTGAGGCGTAGGGAGAGGTTTGAGGAGTGGGTTGTCGAGCGTGTTCTCCGCGAGGGCTTCAACCCGTACTTCGGCGTGCCGAGGGTTGTCGAGGTTGAGGAGGGCTTTGGGGTTAGGTCTACGTTTTTCTTCAGGGCTTTCTACGACGACGGCGAGACCGTGGAGGGGTACGCGGGGGTTATAAGGGACTTGCTGGGGAGGGGGTGGAGTGTGGGCTTGCACTACAATGATCCGGGCCGTGTGGGGGAGGAGAAGGCTTTCATGGAGGGGGTTCTGGGCTTCAGGGTGGAGGGGACTAGGGGGCACTTTCTCCGCGTCGCGGACTTTAGCGTCTTAAGGGAGTTGGGCGTGAAGTTCGACTCCAGTGTCGTGTATAGCAGGGGTGGGTGCGACGCCAGGAACGCCGGCTTCTTCGACGCTGGCGGCGTTGTAGAGTTCCCCGTGACGTTCATGGACGCGTACATGTTTACTTACGACGGGATGTCTGAGGAGAGGGTTACCTCTTTTATCGTGAGCTGCGTCGAGAAGCTCAGGGAGGGCGGTGTAAAGCTCGCCACCATACTCTGGCACGACAGCTCCGTGTACATGAGGGGTGGCCGTGTCTACCCGGAGGTTCTCAGGGCGCTGTCGAGGTTCGAGCTCCTGGACATGGCGACTGCCTATAGGATGGTTGCTGGTAACGAGCTCTGA
- a CDS encoding DUF4350 domain-containing protein translates to MKGYILLGVGLSLAVLLLLVAFIPSTDDFSPDNPLWNGLTTFCQEFNASVVDVGNIRGLPRGVVLFIVGPSANLSTVNALELRRFVERGGVLVVADDFGSGNSILGALGASTRIRGGLLEDGVFMYRSPYLPRALARVNGSTLELYLNYASVLEPGGSGVCLAYSSPFSCLDVDFNGVCDRGEPHGPFCVAYMEPIDSGRLVVFSDASIFINSMVNLGGNSAMIKNLVGSRSVYVLVGLWDAGTYTRARSLLLGVLGLVYGSSLRYISVPLTGLLMYALSLAISRRIRKLIGARHGV, encoded by the coding sequence TTGAAGGGTTATATTCTGCTGGGCGTGGGGCTGTCTCTGGCTGTACTGCTCCTACTGGTGGCCTTTATACCCTCTACAGACGACTTCTCGCCTGATAACCCTCTCTGGAATGGGCTCACAACGTTCTGCCAGGAGTTTAACGCTAGTGTTGTAGACGTCGGGAACATAAGGGGGCTCCCGCGCGGGGTTGTCCTGTTCATAGTGGGGCCCTCGGCTAACCTCTCTACAGTCAATGCTCTCGAGCTGAGGAGGTTCGTAGAGAGGGGCGGGGTGCTCGTAGTTGCAGACGACTTCGGCTCCGGGAACTCTATACTGGGGGCTTTAGGGGCGTCGACGCGTATTAGGGGTGGGCTCCTGGAAGACGGGGTCTTCATGTATAGGTCTCCTTACCTTCCACGGGCTCTCGCGCGTGTAAATGGTAGTACACTGGAGCTCTACCTGAACTATGCTAGTGTACTGGAGCCCGGTGGCAGTGGTGTCTGCCTCGCCTACTCTTCGCCTTTCAGCTGCCTAGACGTAGATTTTAACGGGGTTTGCGACAGGGGGGAGCCTCACGGGCCTTTCTGTGTAGCCTACATGGAGCCTATTGATTCTGGCAGGCTTGTCGTGTTTTCGGATGCGTCAATTTTTATTAACTCGATGGTTAATCTAGGTGGGAACTCTGCTATGATCAAAAATTTAGTTGGTTCTAGGAGTGTCTACGTGCTAGTAGGCCTCTGGGACGCCGGCACGTATACTCGCGCTAGGTCTCTGCTTTTAGGGGTTCTAGGCCTGGTTTATGGTTCCTCCCTGAGGTACATAAGCGTCCCTCTCACAGGCCTGTTAATGTACGCTCTTTCCCTGGCGATTTCTAGGAGGATTCGAAAGCTTATTGGTGCCAGGCATGGAGTATAA
- a CDS encoding glycosyltransferase family 4 protein, protein MLYTLKILIISPTFSGIGGVAQHVSKLVKKLIERNFEVEVLACGKVGCLRKKGLANLSFIALSSLMLISKRKSYDVVHAHNIPSAFAMRVVSGRRVLTLHGVFSDQISFLYGRGLGHLARAVERVALGWADAITAVSRDVTEKYRRMGFSVNHVPNAIDLRDLPREAVRLYDRQVVYVGRLSKEKGVLDLVKAFLLHDVDADLLIVGDGPLRPLVDKLSARSPRIHVLGYRPRSEALKLLKGSDVFVLPSYHEGLSTALLEAMALRVPCVATRVGGNVELLEGGAGLLVEPGRPAELAERIRELLSDRRLAENLARTAYDRVVSRYNWDVVFQQYLDVYLKSPL, encoded by the coding sequence GTGTTATATACTTTGAAAATACTAATTATATCTCCTACATTTAGTGGCATTGGAGGTGTCGCTCAGCATGTTTCAAAACTTGTCAAAAAGCTTATTGAGAGGAATTTTGAAGTAGAAGTCTTAGCCTGCGGGAAAGTCGGTTGTCTAAGGAAAAAAGGCCTAGCTAATTTAAGTTTCATTGCATTATCTAGCCTCATGTTGATTTCTAAGAGGAAGAGTTACGATGTCGTGCATGCACATAACATCCCGTCCGCCTTTGCTATGAGGGTTGTGAGTGGGAGGAGGGTTCTCACTCTCCACGGTGTTTTTTCTGACCAGATATCATTCCTCTATGGGCGCGGGCTTGGCCATCTGGCGCGTGCTGTTGAGCGCGTCGCTCTGGGCTGGGCTGATGCCATCACTGCTGTCTCGAGGGATGTTACGGAGAAGTACAGGAGGATGGGATTCAGCGTCAACCACGTTCCAAATGCTATAGACCTAAGGGATCTTCCGCGTGAAGCTGTGAGGCTGTACGACAGGCAGGTAGTGTACGTTGGGAGGCTTTCAAAAGAGAAGGGGGTATTAGACCTGGTCAAGGCTTTCCTGCTACACGACGTTGACGCAGACCTACTTATTGTGGGTGACGGCCCCCTGCGGCCGCTAGTCGACAAGCTCTCCGCTAGGAGCCCCAGGATACACGTCCTAGGCTATAGGCCCCGCAGCGAGGCGCTTAAACTACTTAAAGGCAGCGACGTGTTCGTGCTACCCTCGTACCACGAGGGCTTGAGCACCGCGCTCCTAGAGGCGATGGCCCTGAGAGTCCCCTGCGTGGCGACGAGAGTGGGGGGCAACGTAGAGTTGCTAGAGGGGGGAGCGGGGCTCCTCGTCGAGCCCGGCAGGCCGGCCGAGCTAGCAGAGAGAATTAGAGAGCTCTTGAGCGACAGGAGGCTAGCCGAGAATTTGGCCAGAACCGCCTACGATAGGGTAGTGTCCAGGTACAACTGGGACGTCGTCTTCCAACAGTACCTAGATGTGTACCTTAAGAGCCCCCTCTAA
- a CDS encoding glycosyltransferase family 4 protein has product MGALELKKSIFKGLAIIDYMDVILEEGAELPYYHYLNLKNSDGVIFWSKAFMSRLKGIIPNIRSLYLPFGVSLNLFNPRKIGDSIFINKYPFLKNRFKLLYSGGIWRGSRGEDYQGVDKLPNILDRLRKYLPSKKVTLILNSPLDRILYKAFKETATLNQVLWIPPLPSSSIIRQSMFSAADICILPASTYPSIYYAERMKMFEYMAAGKAIVAEETPGAKGVLRNGFNASLTKLNDVEDFSEKIVTLIEDRDLRLQLGENAYNDILQNYEWRILAQRLALFLESLVNSI; this is encoded by the coding sequence ATGGGAGCTTTAGAGTTAAAGAAAAGCATTTTCAAAGGCTTAGCGATAATAGATTATATGGACGTTATCCTTGAAGAAGGTGCAGAACTACCCTACTATCACTATCTTAATTTAAAAAATTCTGATGGCGTTATTTTCTGGAGCAAAGCTTTTATGAGCCGTTTGAAGGGAATCATACCCAATATACGCTCACTGTATCTACCATTTGGTGTCTCACTTAATTTATTTAATCCGAGGAAAATAGGGGACTCAATATTTATTAATAAATATCCGTTTTTAAAGAACAGATTTAAGCTTTTATACAGCGGAGGGATTTGGCGTGGATCGAGAGGAGAAGACTACCAAGGTGTCGACAAATTACCTAACATTCTAGACAGACTTAGGAAATATTTACCGAGTAAAAAAGTTACATTAATCCTAAATTCTCCATTAGATAGAATACTCTACAAAGCTTTTAAGGAGACTGCAACACTCAATCAAGTTTTATGGATCCCTCCTCTGCCATCATCATCTATTATTAGGCAGAGTATGTTTAGTGCCGCAGACATATGTATCCTACCGGCATCGACTTACCCATCAATTTACTATGCCGAGCGTATGAAAATGTTTGAGTATATGGCTGCAGGAAAAGCCATAGTAGCCGAGGAAACCCCTGGAGCAAAAGGTGTTCTAAGGAATGGGTTTAATGCCTCGCTTACGAAATTAAACGATGTAGAAGATTTTTCTGAAAAAATAGTCACTTTAATAGAAGATAGAGATTTGCGATTACAACTAGGTGAAAACGCGTACAATGATATTTTACAGAACTACGAGTGGCGTATCTTAGCGCAGAGACTAGCCTTATTCCTTGAAAGTTTAGTAAACAGCATATAA
- a CDS encoding DUF1616 domain-containing protein, giving the protein MPTLEEYVLEKSRGRSSFRVLREVYSEVSRGELELVDLSPPTSLRGYLSRLDYSLWFWSVIALSTATLLLIYSSWAHPALTILRYVFGSLFVLYLPGYVVVEALYPSEGELSPLERLALSIGLSLAIVPLLGLFLNYTPWGIRLTPVAYTLFAFILAVAVVAAYRKTIVTVLGAELIRREKYK; this is encoded by the coding sequence ATGCCTACCCTCGAGGAGTACGTGTTGGAGAAGTCCAGGGGGAGGAGTAGCTTCAGGGTGCTCAGGGAGGTCTACAGTGAAGTCAGCAGAGGCGAGTTAGAGCTCGTAGACCTTTCACCGCCTACCAGCCTTAGGGGGTACCTCTCGAGGCTCGACTACAGCCTATGGTTCTGGTCTGTCATCGCCCTCTCGACGGCGACACTGCTCCTCATATACTCCAGCTGGGCCCACCCCGCGTTGACAATCCTCAGGTACGTTTTCGGCTCGCTCTTCGTGCTTTACCTTCCTGGCTACGTGGTTGTGGAAGCCTTATACCCGTCTGAGGGGGAGTTGAGTCCTCTAGAGCGCCTTGCCCTGTCGATAGGGCTGTCGCTCGCGATAGTGCCTCTGCTTGGGCTCTTTCTCAACTACACGCCCTGGGGGATAAGGCTCACACCCGTCGCATACACCTTATTCGCGTTCATACTAGCTGTCGCTGTAGTTGCCGCCTACAGGAAAACAATCGTAACTGTGCTTGGAGCTGAGCTCATCCGCCGGGAAAAATATAAGTGA
- a CDS encoding HEPN domain-containing protein: MSGLPRLNDDEWRSWVVYARRDRVEAHNAVERGSWSEACFHAQQSCEKLLKALLIKEGVFMPVHDLGRLAEEASSRVVELVELVESLGKLTVHYYASRYPDAATRFSITYDEGVARMCVEVMDELWRVLGRHLA, encoded by the coding sequence GTGAGTGGTTTGCCGAGGCTAAATGATGATGAGTGGAGGAGCTGGGTCGTTTACGCGCGCCGGGATAGGGTTGAGGCCCACAATGCTGTCGAGAGGGGATCCTGGAGCGAGGCTTGCTTCCACGCTCAGCAGTCTTGTGAGAAGCTTCTAAAGGCGCTCTTGATCAAAGAGGGGGTTTTCATGCCTGTACACGATTTAGGGAGGCTCGCTGAAGAGGCCTCGAGTAGGGTTGTCGAATTGGTGGAATTGGTGGAGTCCCTGGGAAAACTCACCGTCCACTACTATGCTTCCCGCTACCCTGACGCTGCCACGAGGTTTAGTATAACGTACGACGAGGGTGTGGCTAGGATGTGTGTAGAGGTGATGGATGAGTTATGGCGGGTGCTGGGGAGGCATCTAGCGTAG